Proteins found in one Tamandua tetradactyla isolate mTamTet1 chromosome 3, mTamTet1.pri, whole genome shotgun sequence genomic segment:
- the ATP5MC3 gene encoding ATP synthase F(0) complex subunit C3, mitochondrial, translating into MFACAKLACTPALIRAGSRLAYRPISASLLSRPENRSGEGSTIFNWAQNGVSQQIQREFQTSVISRDIDTAAKFIGAGAATVGVAGSGAGIGTVFGSLIIGYARNPSLKQQLFSYAILGFALSEAMGLFCLMVAFLILFAM; encoded by the exons ATGTTTGCCTGCGCCAAGCTCGCCTGCACTCCCGCTCTG ATTCGAGCTGGATCCAGACTTGCATACAGACCAATTTCTGCATCATTGTTATCTCGACCAGAGAATAGGAGTGGAGAG GGCTCTACGATATTTAATTGGGCCCAGAATGGTGTGTCTCAACAAATCCAAAGGGAGTTTCAGACCAGTGTAATCAGCAGAGACATTGATACTGCTGCCAAATTTATTGGTGCAGGTGCTGCCACAGTAGGAGTGGCTGGCTCTGGTGCTGGTATTGGAACAGTCTTTGGTAGCCTCATCATTGGTTATGCCAG AAACCCTTCACTGAAGCAGCAGCTGTTCTCATATGCTATCCTGGGATTTGCCTTGTCTGAAGCTATGGGTCTCTTTTGTTTGATGGTTGCTTTCTTGATTTTGTTCGCCATGTAA